From the Lolium rigidum isolate FL_2022 chromosome 2, APGP_CSIRO_Lrig_0.1, whole genome shotgun sequence genome, one window contains:
- the LOC124687252 gene encoding deoxyhypusine hydroxylase-B, producing MGFESSPEMERFLCGRLLDAAQPIAERFRALFSLRNLRGDGPRRALLQAARDSSNLLAHEAAFALGQMQDAEAIPALEAVLKDLSLHPIVRHEAAEALGAIGLEKSISLLKESLTADPAVEVQETCELALRRIEEQKNASGVESTTISPYLSVDPAMPAKQGLTVVQLRELLLSEKEKMYERYAALFALRNDGGDYAVSAIVEALGVKSALLRHEVAYVLGQLQNKAASDALSGVLKNVDEHPMVRHEAAEALGSIADQESIALLEEFAKDPEPIVSQSCEVALSMLEYERSGKAFEFLFLQTPQVQQES from the exons ATGGGGTTCGAGTCGTCCCCGGAGATGGAGCGGTTCCTGTGCGGGCGGCTGCTGGACGCGGCGCAGCCCATCGCGGAGCGGTTCCGCGCGCTCTTCTCCCTCCGCAACCTCCGCGGCGACGGCCCGCGCCGAGCGCTCCTCCAAG CTGCAAGGGATTCTTCTAACTTGCTTGCCCATGAGGCTGCATTTGCACTTGGACAAATGCAGGATGCTGAGGCTATCCCTGCATTAGAGGCAGTTCTCAAAGACCTTTCATTGCATCCAATTGTCCGTCATGAG GCTGCTGAAGCCCTTGGAGCTATTGGCCTAGAAAAGAGTATTTCCCTGTTGAAGGAGAGTTTAACAGCTGATCCTGCCGTTGAAGTGCAAGAAACATGTGAGTTGGCTCTTAGACGCATAGAAGAGCAGAAGAATGCTAGCGGCGTTGAGAGCACAACGATTTCACCTTATCTATCAGTTGACCCAGCAATGCCTGCCAAGCAAGGACTTACGGTAGTACAACTTAG GGAGCTTCTCCTCAGTGAGAAAGAAAAAATGTATGAACGTTATGCAGCTCTTTTTGCGCTTAGGAATGATGGTGGAGATTATGCTGTTTCTGCTATCGTTGAAGCTCTAGGTGTCAAAAGTGCTCTTCTACGCCATGAG GTCGCTTATGTATTAGGTCAGCTGCAAAACAAAGCTGCTTCAGATGCACTTTCTGGTGTTCTGAAGAATGTCGATGAGCACCCAATGGTCAGGCATGAAGCCGCCGAAGCCCTTGGTTCAATTGCAG atcaagaaaGCATTGCACTTCTTGAGGAATTTGCCAAGGACCCTGAGCCCATCGTCTCGCAGAGCTGTGAAGTAGCTCTCAGCATGCTCGAGTACGAGAGATCAGGGAAGGCATTCGAG TTCCTCTTCCTACAGACTCCTCAGGTGCAGCAGGAATCCTGA
- the LOC124692359 gene encoding bet1-like SNARE 1-1, with amino-acid sequence MNARGYRSTRTALFDGIEEGGVRASAYSSHEIDEHENERAIDGLQDRVSILKRLSGDINEEVEAHNRMLDRMGNDMDASRGYLSGTVDKFKTVFETKSSRRMGTLIASFVALFMLVYYLTR; translated from the exons ATGAACGCGAGGGG CTACCGAAGCACCAGAACTGCCCTGTTCGATGGCATTGAAGAAGGTGGAGTCCGTGCGTCGGCTTACTCTTCACATGAGATAGATGAGCATGAGAATGAGCGAGCTATTGATGGATTGCAAGATCGAGTTAGCATTCTGAAGCGG TTGTCAGGTGATATCAATGAAGAGGTCGAGGCTCACAACCGTATGCTGGACAGAATG GGAAATGACATGGATGCTTCAAGGGGTTATCTCTCTGGAACAGTGGACAAATTCAAGACG GTTTTCGAGACCAAATCAAGCAGAAGAATGGGAACCCTCATAGCATCATTCGTCGCGCTTTTTATGCTTGTATACTACCTGACCAGGTAG
- the LOC124690109 gene encoding AT-hook motif nuclear-localized protein 20-like, whose translation MANRWWDGHLGLPGVAPEQPSGSSGPKSDALALAVVKDPEPSPTSGGGVAAEHADETNESGGGEPRDPGTVVAAPNRRPRGRPPGSKNKPKPPIFVTRDSPNALRSHVMEVAGGADVCDSIAQFSRRRQRGVCVLSGAGTVANVALRQPSAPGGAVVALHGRFEILSLTGTFLPGPAPPGSTGLTVYLAGGQGQVVGGSVVGPLVAAGPVMVIASTFANATYERLPLEEEEEGSGPPMHGGVEPPPSLMASGGGHGMHDPSMFNLPPNNGHLGGGGDGFPWAPHSRAPY comes from the coding sequence ATGGCGAACCGGTGGTGGGACGGCCATTTGGGACTGCCGGGCGTGGCGCCGGAGCAACCATCTGGCTCGTCGGGCCCGAAGTCCGATgcgctcgccctcgccgtcgtcaAGGACCCTGAGCCCAGCCCGACGTCCGGTGGCGGTGTGGCGGCCGAGCACGCGGACGAGACCAACGAGTCTGGTGGTGGCGAGCCGCGCGATCCGGGCACGGTGGTGGCGGCCCCCAACCGGCGGCCACGGGGCCGCCCGCCGGGGTCCAAGAACAAGCCGAAGCCACCCATCTTCGTGACGCGGGACAGCCCAAACGCGCTGCGCAGCCACGTGAtggaggtggccggcggcgccgaCGTTTGCGACTCCATCGCCCAGttctcgcgccgccgccagcgcggCGTCTGTGTGCTCAGCGGCGCCGGGACCGTCGCCAACGTGGCCCTCCGCCAGCCGTCGGCACCCGGTGGCGCCGTCGTGGCCCTCCACGGCCGCTTCGAGATCCTCTCGCTCACAGGCACCTTCCTCCCGGGGCCCGCGCCGCCGGGATCCACAGGGCTCACCGTGTACCTGGCTGGCGGGCAGGGACAGGTGGTCGGCGGCAGCGTCGTGGGCCCGCTGGTCGCCGCGGGCCCGGTCATGGTGATCGCGTCCACGTTCGCCAACGCCACCTACGAACGCCTGccgctcgaggaggaggaggaggggtcgGGCCCGCCGATGCACGGCGGGGTCGAGCCGCCGCCGTCTCTCATGGccagcggcggcgggcacgggatgCACGACCCGTCGATGTTCAACTTGCCGCCGAACAACGGgcacctcggcggcggcggcgacgggttcCCTTGGGCGCCGCACTCTCGCGCTCCCTACTGA